The Chryseobacterium nakagawai genome has a segment encoding these proteins:
- a CDS encoding DUF11 domain-containing protein gives MNKLAGNLILVLILLRGIETAAQNSPNLEFASAQGTSNPTGNGPVTNTIINFVQNPNNPSGNTFQTYTPTLSVTFAISNQMYNNAGRIGYANLNVSAPIFPLMNSAGSPANNNFTASGASTGTGINTASNRGVGLFFNTAALNGRPTNATYQMADLTITFSRPVDDPILHIGGMGGFQNNLGLTGGFDYVSSNVPISFSRLSGNSNSFTVTSTSIKNTAANPTSTGNNSASGSVLVTGKGITTIVLRMTARGDGNDTSWTTQSGDVVTMGISTLESDLAVTKSINNPNPERQSIVAFTINAINNGPSHNTNVVVSDLLPNGYTFIGSSTNSGVYNSSTGNWTIGNMNAGITASLTVTAKVNCTGDYTNIATISGNLSDHISGNNSSSVTPAVNPKPCACYNDPNRSSIGADSKFGITLLKRAGANSDNWPMARKSAHLVLESNDKGFVITRMTSDQVSSIMVPVEGMMVYDTTQKCLKLYSDNSWNCFTTPTCP, from the coding sequence ATGAATAAGCTCGCTGGGAATTTAATTCTCGTTTTGATTCTATTGAGGGGCATAGAAACGGCAGCGCAAAATTCTCCAAATTTAGAATTTGCATCCGCCCAAGGAACATCTAATCCCACAGGTAATGGCCCTGTGACCAATACAATAATCAATTTTGTACAGAATCCCAACAACCCCTCTGGGAATACTTTTCAAACCTATACTCCTACATTGAGTGTAACTTTTGCAATTTCCAATCAAATGTATAATAATGCGGGGAGAATTGGATATGCGAATCTAAATGTATCTGCTCCTATCTTTCCCCTAATGAATTCAGCAGGATCACCAGCTAACAATAATTTTACGGCTTCAGGTGCGTCAACAGGTACTGGAATCAATACAGCTAGCAACAGAGGTGTGGGGCTATTCTTCAACACCGCAGCATTGAACGGAAGACCAACTAACGCGACTTATCAAATGGCAGATTTAACCATTACATTCAGCAGACCAGTGGACGATCCAATCCTTCATATTGGAGGTATGGGAGGATTTCAAAATAATTTGGGCTTAACAGGAGGTTTTGATTATGTTTCATCCAATGTACCTATTAGTTTTTCCAGATTATCCGGAAATTCAAATAGTTTTACAGTTACTTCCACTTCCATTAAGAATACAGCTGCTAATCCCACCTCCACCGGAAATAATTCGGCATCAGGATCTGTCCTCGTTACAGGAAAAGGAATTACAACCATTGTATTGAGAATGACAGCTAGAGGAGATGGGAACGATACTTCCTGGACTACGCAGAGTGGAGATGTGGTGACAATGGGGATTTCGACATTAGAGAGTGACCTGGCGGTTACAAAGTCCATTAATAATCCTAACCCTGAACGACAATCGATTGTTGCTTTTACTATCAATGCCATTAATAATGGACCTTCCCATAATACGAATGTGGTAGTTTCGGATTTACTTCCTAACGGCTACACTTTTATAGGCTCATCAACCAATTCCGGAGTATATAACAGCTCAACAGGAAATTGGACGATAGGAAATATGAATGCCGGAATAACAGCTAGTCTTACGGTTACTGCAAAAGTAAATTGTACAGGAGATTATACCAATATAGCCACTATTTCAGGAAATTTATCTGACCATATATCGGGAAATAACAGTTCATCAGTAACCCCAGCTGTTAATCCAAAGCCATGTGCCTGTTATAATGATCCCAATCGGTCCAGTATTGGCGCAGACTCAAAATTCGGAATAACATTACTAAAAAGGGCAGGTGCTAACAGTGATAATTGGCCAATGGCAAGAAAATCAGCACATTTAGTATTAGAATCCAACGATAAGGGGTTTGTAATTACCAGGATGACATCCGATCAGGTCAGCAGTATAATGGTACCAGTAGAAGGAATGATGGTTTACGATACCACCCAAAAATGCCTGAAATTATATTCAGATAATAGCTGGAACTGCTTTACCACACCGACATGTCCATAA